One Deinococcus sp. LM3 genomic region harbors:
- a CDS encoding potassium channel family protein, whose translation MLRQLLWIPGTLMVLAVMIDLIVTCLQSGEGRLGRAVHRPLYAALTAAARLTGRRPLLSWTAPLLILGSLTTWTVLCWLGWTLIFWSQPGSLLGSESGQPATFAGTLYFVGYTISTLGLGEITAPQPLWRLLTAVASINGFFLLTFAITFIVPIAQARGDRRRLALHLHRAGPGAQALILNAHTDHDRGLLSLTSDLHTMLNDVDAAHLNSPYLHRFHDHDPQDALDLHLPALGEALLILQGSLTGPCPHGLGRTLDSIDSLTRTFERTHGQRPAPVPPPPDLTRLREAGLILKPDADLHAHLHAHADLRRRLHAMAHAGQWRWDQVAELPPAPDAA comes from the coding sequence ATGCTCCGGCAACTCCTGTGGATTCCCGGCACCCTGATGGTGCTCGCCGTGATGATCGACCTGATCGTCACGTGCCTCCAGTCCGGTGAGGGGCGCCTGGGCCGCGCCGTCCACCGCCCCCTGTACGCCGCGCTGACCGCCGCCGCGCGCCTGACCGGCCGCCGCCCCCTGCTGTCCTGGACCGCGCCCCTGCTGATCCTGGGCAGCCTGACCACCTGGACGGTCCTGTGCTGGCTGGGCTGGACCCTGATCTTCTGGTCGCAGCCCGGCAGCCTCCTGGGCTCCGAGAGCGGCCAGCCCGCCACTTTCGCCGGCACGCTGTACTTCGTCGGGTACACCATCAGCACCCTGGGCCTGGGCGAGATTACCGCTCCCCAACCCCTGTGGCGACTGCTGACCGCCGTGGCATCCATCAACGGATTCTTCCTGCTGACCTTCGCCATCACCTTCATCGTGCCGATCGCGCAGGCCAGAGGCGACCGCCGCCGCCTCGCACTGCACCTGCACCGCGCCGGGCCCGGCGCACAGGCCCTGATCCTGAACGCCCACACCGACCACGACCGCGGCCTGCTGAGCCTCACCAGCGACCTGCACACCATGCTCAACGACGTGGACGCCGCCCACCTGAACTCCCCGTACCTGCACCGCTTCCACGACCACGACCCGCAGGACGCCCTGGACCTGCACCTGCCCGCCCTGGGCGAGGCGCTGCTGATCCTGCAGGGCAGCCTGACCGGCCCCTGCCCCCACGGCCTGGGCCGCACCCTGGACAGCATTGACTCCCTGACCCGGACCTTCGAACGCACCCACGGGCAGCGGCCCGCACCCGTCCCGCCCCCACCCGACCTGACCCGCCTGCGCGAGGCTGGCCTGATCCTGAAACCCGACGCCGACCTGCACGCCCACCTGCACGCCCACGCCGACCTGCGCCGCCGCCTGCACGCCATGGCACACGCCGGACAGTGGCGCTGGGATCAGGTGGCCGAACTGCCGCCCGCCCCCGACGCTGCGTGA
- a CDS encoding peptidylprolyl isomerase: MKQLLLTAALLSGVAFQTAGAQTAPATTAPATTAPATTAPATATPAVATPAADPATPVGRVGKETLTLGDFDRAFRLAAARVVNAQGVPFEDAYLSEFAAARPEFLKQFLRDRAVYQLARVNNKPDAAALDQQIVDARSDFESDADFAEALNATGYADAADLRRELERQSVVGAYLQGIQKRFTFGDALVAGYYNLHRADFAQDAQACVKHILVPAQADAQAITRDLAGGADFAKIAAEKSQDPGSAAQGGDLGCFGPGEMVETFDTASFKGPVNAVQTVQSQFGWHVLTVTRRTEAGTLPLADAAPLIRDQLGKDAAQKYLDAQIARLGTEAFPAAVTVAPASQ, from the coding sequence GTGAAACAACTGCTCCTGACCGCAGCGCTGCTGAGCGGCGTCGCCTTCCAGACCGCCGGCGCACAGACCGCGCCCGCCACCACCGCCCCCGCCACGACGGCCCCGGCGACCACTGCCCCGGCGACGGCGACGCCCGCAGTGGCCACGCCGGCGGCCGATCCGGCCACGCCGGTCGGCCGGGTCGGCAAGGAAACCCTGACGCTGGGCGACTTCGACCGGGCCTTCCGGCTGGCAGCCGCGCGGGTCGTGAACGCCCAGGGCGTGCCCTTCGAGGACGCGTACCTCAGCGAGTTCGCTGCCGCCCGCCCCGAGTTCCTCAAGCAGTTCCTGCGGGACCGCGCGGTGTACCAGCTGGCCCGCGTGAACAACAAACCCGACGCCGCCGCACTCGATCAGCAGATCGTGGACGCCCGCAGCGACTTCGAATCCGACGCGGACTTCGCCGAGGCGCTGAACGCCACCGGGTACGCGGACGCCGCCGACCTGCGCCGCGAACTGGAACGCCAGAGCGTCGTGGGCGCGTACCTGCAGGGCATCCAGAAGCGCTTCACGTTCGGGGACGCGCTGGTTGCCGGGTACTACAACCTGCACCGCGCGGACTTCGCGCAGGACGCGCAGGCCTGCGTGAAGCACATCCTGGTGCCGGCCCAGGCCGACGCGCAGGCCATCACGCGGGACCTGGCGGGCGGCGCGGACTTCGCGAAGATCGCCGCCGAGAAGAGCCAGGATCCGGGCAGCGCCGCGCAGGGCGGCGACCTGGGTTGCTTCGGCCCCGGCGAGATGGTCGAGACCTTCGACACGGCCAGCTTCAAGGGCCCCGTGAACGCCGTGCAGACCGTGCAGTCGCAGTTCGGCTGGCACGTCCTGACCGTCACCAGGCGCACCGAGGCGGGCACGCTGCCCCTGGCGGACGCCGCGCCCCTGATCCGCGACCAGCTGGGCAAGGACGCCGCGCAGAAGTACCTGGACGCGCAGATCGCCCGCCTGGGCACCGAGGCCTTCCCGGCCGCCGTGACCGTCGCGCCCGCCAGTCAGTAA
- the ilvD gene encoding dihydroxy-acid dehydratase, which translates to MTDTAQKRKLNWNSHHITQGDERAPNRAMLRAVGFEDGDFEKPIIGVAHAQSNITPCNNGLGELADHITGAIREGGGMPQIYGTITVSDGISMGTEGMKCSLVSREVIADSIETVSRGQSHDGVIVVGGCDKNMPGAMIGIARLNIPAIFVYGGTIKPGHYDGKDLTIVSVFEAVGAFGAGKISREDFTEIEKRACPGNGSCGGMYTANTMSSAFEAMGMSLPFSSTMSAVDAEKAVSSADSARALLNLIEQDIRPLDILTKEAFENAITVIMAVGGSTNAVLHLMAIAHACDIDLTLADFERIRERTPVFCDLKPSGKYVATDLHVVGGIPRVMKMLLKEGLLHGDCLTVTGKTVAENLADEPDAPSEGQDVIRAFSDPLYTEGHLAILRGNLAEEGSVAKISGLKSIKITGPARVFDSEEECMEAIMGDRIRAGDVLVIRYEGPRGGPGMREMLSPTSAIIGKGLGDSVGLITDGRFSGGTFGLVVGHVAPEAFVGGTIALVHEGDTIELDAETLKLTLHVDDAELARRRAAWVQPEPRYKRGVLAKYAKLVSSASVGAYTD; encoded by the coding sequence ATGACCGACACGGCGCAGAAGCGGAAACTGAACTGGAACAGCCACCACATCACGCAGGGCGACGAGCGCGCCCCGAACCGCGCCATGCTGCGCGCCGTGGGCTTCGAGGACGGCGACTTCGAGAAACCCATCATCGGGGTGGCGCACGCGCAGAGCAACATCACGCCCTGCAACAACGGGCTGGGCGAACTGGCCGACCACATCACGGGCGCCATCCGCGAGGGCGGCGGCATGCCGCAGATCTACGGCACCATCACCGTCAGTGACGGCATCAGCATGGGCACCGAGGGCATGAAGTGCAGCCTCGTGAGCCGCGAGGTGATCGCCGACTCCATCGAGACCGTGTCGCGCGGGCAGAGCCACGACGGCGTGATCGTCGTGGGCGGCTGCGACAAGAACATGCCGGGCGCCATGATCGGCATCGCCCGACTGAACATCCCCGCGATCTTCGTGTACGGCGGCACCATCAAACCCGGCCACTACGACGGCAAGGACCTGACCATCGTCAGCGTGTTCGAGGCGGTCGGGGCGTTCGGTGCGGGCAAGATCAGCCGTGAGGACTTCACCGAGATCGAGAAACGCGCCTGCCCCGGCAACGGCTCGTGCGGCGGCATGTACACCGCGAACACCATGAGCAGCGCCTTCGAGGCCATGGGCATGAGCCTGCCCTTCTCCAGCACCATGAGCGCCGTGGACGCCGAGAAAGCCGTGTCGAGCGCCGACAGCGCCCGCGCCCTGCTGAACCTCATCGAGCAGGACATCCGCCCGCTGGACATCCTGACGAAAGAGGCCTTCGAGAACGCCATCACGGTCATCATGGCCGTCGGCGGCAGCACCAACGCCGTCCTGCACCTGATGGCCATCGCGCACGCCTGCGACATCGACCTGACCCTGGCGGACTTCGAACGCATCCGCGAACGCACCCCGGTCTTCTGCGACCTGAAACCCAGCGGGAAGTACGTGGCCACTGACCTGCACGTCGTCGGCGGCATTCCCCGTGTCATGAAGATGCTGCTGAAAGAAGGCCTGCTGCACGGCGACTGCCTGACCGTGACCGGCAAGACCGTCGCCGAGAACCTCGCGGACGAACCCGACGCGCCCAGCGAGGGGCAGGACGTCATCCGCGCCTTCAGCGACCCGCTGTACACCGAAGGGCACCTCGCCATCCTGCGCGGCAACCTCGCCGAGGAAGGTTCCGTGGCCAAGATCAGCGGCCTGAAAAGCATCAAGATCACCGGCCCCGCCCGCGTGTTCGACAGCGAAGAGGAATGCATGGAGGCGATCATGGGCGACCGCATCCGCGCCGGCGACGTACTCGTCATCCGCTACGAAGGCCCCAGGGGCGGCCCCGGCATGCGCGAGATGCTCTCCCCCACCAGCGCCATCATCGGCAAGGGCCTGGGCGACTCCGTGGGCCTGATCACCGACGGTCGCTTCAGTGGCGGCACCTTCGGCCTGGTCGTCGGTCACGTCGCGCCCGAGGCGTTCGTGGGCGGCACCATCGCCCTGGTGCATGAGGGCGACACCATCGAACTGGACGCCGAAACCCTGAAACTCACCCTGCATGTGGACGACGCCGAACTCGCCCGCCGCCGCGCCGCCTGGGTGCAACCCGAACCCCGCTACAAGCGCGGCGTGCTCGCCAAGTACGCCAAGCTGGTCAGCAGCGCGTCGGTGGGCGCGTACACGGACTGA
- a CDS encoding DUF4174 domain-containing protein, with protein MPLLTAMLTAATLGPPALAAPFTLTGTGGRPWSLSSALGRERLLIVRNPSAAYLNTVRAQDTALQVRDLRVVALLPPDDARLNGPRTLMLTLLADPGGRIGAQYGPATLIGKDSGVKARYPAPPALNTVGALIDTMPMRQQERQQRGR; from the coding sequence ATGCCGCTCCTGACCGCGATGTTGACCGCTGCCACCCTCGGCCCCCCGGCCCTCGCGGCGCCCTTCACGCTGACCGGCACGGGCGGCCGCCCCTGGTCCCTGAGCAGCGCCCTGGGCCGCGAACGCCTGCTGATCGTCCGTAACCCCAGCGCCGCGTACCTGAACACCGTCCGCGCGCAGGACACGGCACTCCAGGTGCGTGACCTGCGCGTCGTGGCCCTGCTGCCCCCGGACGACGCCCGCCTGAACGGCCCCCGCACCCTGATGCTCACGCTGCTCGCCGACCCGGGCGGACGCATCGGCGCGCAGTACGGCCCCGCCACGCTGATCGGCAAGGATAGCGGCGTCAAGGCCCGCTACCCCGCCCCGCCCGCTCTGAACACCGTGGGCGCCCTGATCGACACCATGCCCATGCGCCAGCAGGAACGCCAGCAGCGCGGCCGCTAG
- a CDS encoding GNAT family N-acetyltransferase, with translation MHAPILTTPRLLLRPHRMDDLDACVELWQDPVVTRYTSGWPLARQDVWTRLLRHPGHWALLGFGYWVAEERASGRFVGEVGLGRFKRDLLADRPELDALPEAGWVTLPWAHGRGYASEAVAAALGWRDANVPGQETFCLISPGNAASLRLAARAGFTVTGEAGGPDDRVLVLTLVVS, from the coding sequence ATGCACGCCCCCATCCTGACCACCCCGCGCCTGCTGCTGCGCCCGCACCGCATGGACGATCTGGACGCCTGCGTGGAACTGTGGCAGGACCCGGTCGTCACGCGCTACACCAGCGGGTGGCCCCTGGCGCGGCAGGACGTGTGGACGCGGCTCCTGCGGCATCCGGGTCACTGGGCGCTGCTGGGCTTCGGGTACTGGGTCGCCGAGGAGCGCGCGTCCGGGCGGTTCGTGGGTGAGGTGGGGCTGGGGCGTTTCAAGCGGGATCTGCTGGCAGATCGGCCTGAACTGGACGCCCTTCCGGAGGCGGGCTGGGTGACGCTGCCGTGGGCGCACGGGCGGGGCTACGCTTCGGAGGCGGTCGCGGCGGCCCTGGGCTGGCGGGACGCGAACGTGCCGGGCCAGGAGACGTTCTGTCTCATCAGTCCGGGGAACGCGGCGTCGCTGCGGCTGGCAGCGCGGGCGGGCTTCACGGTGACCGGCGAGGCGGGAGGCCCGGACGACCGGGTGCTGGTGCTGACGCTCGTGGTGTCCTAG
- a CDS encoding intradiol ring-cleavage dioxygenase: MPNDPHRPNPTTAPTHAPDEDNDDEMIGTLLSRRHALRLLGLGAGATALGAGGVLAQRSGGAGQASAASGLPGCVVRPAMTEGPYFVESEPRRSDIRRDTTTGKLSAGVPLTLNFEVSRVAVGGCTPRGQVLIDVWHCDAQGVYSDVQGNTGDFLRGSQVTDAQGRAKFTTIYPGWYRGRAVHIHFKLRPLNASGKATGEFTSQLFFPESVNSAVFARAPYSAHGTKADTPNAQDGIYRNGGSQLLLSVKGDPVKGYTATFDIGLNIG; this comes from the coding sequence ATGCCGAACGACCCGCACCGCCCGAACCCGACCACCGCCCCCACCCACGCCCCCGACGAGGACAACGACGACGAGATGATCGGCACGCTCCTGAGCCGCCGCCACGCCCTGAGGTTGCTGGGCCTGGGAGCCGGGGCCACCGCCCTGGGCGCGGGCGGCGTCCTCGCACAGCGCAGCGGCGGGGCGGGACAGGCGAGCGCCGCCAGTGGCCTGCCCGGCTGCGTGGTCCGGCCCGCCATGACCGAGGGGCCGTACTTCGTGGAGAGCGAACCGCGCCGCAGCGACATCCGCCGCGACACCACGACCGGGAAGCTGAGCGCCGGGGTGCCGCTCACGCTGAATTTCGAGGTCAGTCGGGTCGCGGTGGGCGGCTGCACCCCGCGCGGGCAGGTGCTGATCGACGTGTGGCACTGCGACGCGCAGGGCGTGTACTCGGACGTGCAGGGCAACACCGGGGACTTCCTGCGCGGCTCGCAGGTCACGGACGCGCAGGGCCGCGCGAAATTCACGACCATCTACCCCGGCTGGTACCGCGGCCGGGCCGTACACATCCACTTCAAGCTGCGGCCCCTGAATGCCAGCGGGAAGGCGACGGGCGAGTTCACTTCGCAGCTGTTCTTCCCGGAAAGCGTGAACAGCGCCGTGTTCGCCCGCGCGCCGTACAGCGCGCACGGCACGAAGGCCGACACGCCCAACGCGCAGGACGGCATCTACCGCAACGGCGGCAGCCAGCTGCTCCTGAGCGTCAAGGGTGACCCTGTAAAGGGGTACACGGCGACGTTCGACATCGGCCTGAACATCGGCTGA
- a CDS encoding peptidoglycan bridge formation glycyltransferase FemA/FemB family protein — protein MRLSLVETTDPRVYDDAVRNLPITSALQGWGYGEARRTLGQTPLRYLITQDGRTVGAVQLLRKRLVPGFSTLYAPRGPALESLDLLPAFAEAVRRVARPTDALLKVEPPVPFLADDSVILPESYGPLRRADPEQPEHTIVADLTRSEQDMMAGLSSMARRNIRTAEKLGVVAGRDDDFEAFWEIFTATNERARLGAFPREYYETMLREGNAHGGEAYIVLSRYQGRALAGGFFLAMGKGTYYLFGGSVRDDRVDDQGNPLKDAKAPDAFYWNAMLDAKRHGYELFDFWGIPRVLDESKHSYGVFKMKLKFSEQRVWYPAYDLNLNPAAPAIVRALRWRKTQNNLRKRGSADDVL, from the coding sequence GTGCGCCTGAGCCTAGTAGAAACCACCGATCCGCGCGTGTACGACGACGCCGTGCGGAACCTCCCCATCACCAGCGCCCTGCAGGGCTGGGGGTACGGCGAGGCGCGGCGAACGCTGGGGCAGACCCCCCTACGCTACCTGATCACGCAGGACGGCCGCACCGTGGGCGCCGTGCAGCTGCTGCGTAAACGCCTCGTGCCGGGCTTCAGTACCCTATACGCGCCGCGCGGCCCGGCCCTGGAAAGCCTGGACCTGCTACCCGCCTTCGCGGAGGCCGTGCGGCGCGTGGCTCGGCCCACCGACGCCCTGCTGAAGGTCGAGCCGCCCGTTCCGTTCCTGGCCGACGACAGCGTGATCCTGCCCGAGTCGTACGGCCCGCTGCGCCGCGCCGACCCGGAACAGCCGGAACACACCATCGTCGCGGACCTCACCCGCAGCGAACAGGACATGATGGCGGGCCTGTCCAGCATGGCCCGCCGGAACATCCGCACCGCCGAGAAACTCGGGGTGGTCGCGGGCCGCGACGACGACTTCGAGGCGTTCTGGGAGATCTTCACCGCCACGAACGAACGCGCCAGACTGGGCGCCTTCCCCCGCGAGTACTACGAGACCATGCTGCGTGAGGGCAACGCGCACGGCGGCGAGGCGTACATCGTGCTGTCCCGCTACCAGGGCCGCGCGCTGGCCGGCGGGTTCTTCCTGGCAATGGGTAAGGGCACCTACTACCTGTTCGGCGGCAGCGTCCGGGACGACCGCGTGGACGACCAGGGCAACCCCCTGAAAGACGCCAAGGCCCCCGACGCCTTCTACTGGAACGCCATGCTGGACGCCAAACGCCACGGCTACGAACTGTTCGACTTCTGGGGCATTCCGCGCGTGCTGGACGAAAGCAAGCACTCGTACGGGGTGTTCAAGATGAAACTCAAGTTCAGCGAGCAGCGCGTCTGGTACCCCGCCTACGACCTGAACCTGAACCC